One Peptococcus niger genomic window carries:
- a CDS encoding LCP family protein, producing MKTLKSILVAILLVLAIIAGAAFAAYTFFPKAPAASEKDEEPLSADTSYNILLCGTDGTLENADVMVLVTFDPAKKTVKLLSLPRDTMSNADRGIPKLNAAYSHHHLADIAQTKKEITMLTGLSIDRYVVTTFEGFEHAIDALGGVPMKVPFDLYYLDPYQDLEIDIKAGQQVLNGKKALGFVRYRAGYAGGDLSRIQAQQLFFKALAKTLLSPANITKIPALANVVSKDMSTDMTLSEMLWFGKQLHGIDLSGKSMKMFMLPGTPDYIDEISYYIPSRQGIVNMLNKEYPKASPWTGDELDLVSYADTTPVTYGYGSDQTQNLPELNAPSEGENADSPTGEAPPQGQPAANYGYGNAYVPPAETNTNAPARGYTEVPEAAVAPAEEAPSA from the coding sequence ATGAAGACCTTAAAGTCCATTCTGGTCGCTATCTTGCTGGTCTTGGCCATCATCGCCGGGGCAGCCTTTGCGGCCTATACTTTTTTTCCGAAAGCGCCGGCTGCTTCGGAGAAAGACGAAGAGCCCTTGTCTGCCGACACCAGCTATAATATTCTGCTTTGCGGGACGGACGGCACCCTGGAAAATGCCGACGTTATGGTGCTGGTCACCTTTGACCCGGCAAAGAAAACCGTAAAACTTCTTTCTTTGCCCCGCGACACCATGAGCAATGCAGACCGGGGCATCCCCAAATTAAATGCGGCCTACAGCCACCACCATTTGGCGGACATTGCCCAGACCAAAAAAGAAATCACCATGCTCACCGGCCTTTCCATTGACCGGTATGTGGTCACCACCTTTGAGGGCTTTGAGCACGCCATTGATGCCTTGGGCGGGGTGCCCATGAAGGTCCCCTTTGACCTCTACTACCTGGACCCCTACCAGGACCTGGAAATCGATATTAAAGCCGGCCAGCAGGTCTTAAACGGCAAAAAAGCGCTGGGATTTGTCCGCTACCGCGCCGGGTATGCCGGCGGGGACCTGTCCCGCATCCAAGCCCAGCAGCTCTTCTTTAAGGCCCTGGCCAAGACCCTTTTGAGCCCGGCCAACATCACAAAAATTCCAGCTTTGGCCAATGTGGTTTCAAAGGACATGTCCACAGATATGACCCTGTCTGAAATGCTGTGGTTCGGCAAACAGCTGCATGGAATAGACCTGTCCGGAAAATCCATGAAGATGTTCATGTTGCCCGGAACACCCGATTACATTGATGAAATTTCCTACTATATTCCCTCCCGCCAGGGCATTGTCAATATGCTGAATAAGGAATACCCTAAGGCTAGCCCCTGGACCGGCGATGAACTGGACTTGGTCAGCTACGCCGACACCACCCCGGTGACCTATGGGTACGGCAGCGACCAAACGCAAAACTTGCCGGAACTGAACGCCCCCAGCGAGGGAGAAAATGCCGATTCTCCGACAGGAGAGGCGCCGCCCCAAGGCCAACCTGCCGCCAACTATGGCTACGGCAACGCCTATGTGCCGCCGGCCGAAACCAATACCAATGCCCCGGCCCGCGGTTATACGGAAGTTCCTGAAGCCGCCGTGGCACCGGCAGAAGAAGCTCCCAGCGCATAA
- the mutY gene encoding A/G-specific adenine glycosylase — MTLPISSVQRIIDALLGWYDANARALPWRTSGEPYHIWISEVMLQQTQVATVIPYYERFLEAFPTVEALAAADQDQVNKRWEGLGYYSRAAHLKAAAEALVADHGGELPDTAGDLIRLPGIGPYTAGAIASIAFGERTPAVDGNVMRILSRFTADETPVNTGKSRAHYTPIAANLLPAHRPGDFNQALMDLGAMICTPKAPNCPACPWQAYCAANKEALQGDLPKREKKAPRKIESHTVFVLRYNNKVYVRRRPAKGLLAGLWEFPHLPVHLSAGEAEAQLQEKGFCPTALRDLGRAKHLFTHLEWRMQAYMVTCASAPLGPEGAWVDRPTLIKDISLPGAFAAWRQALLNETDF, encoded by the coding sequence ATGACCCTACCCATTTCATCCGTTCAACGGATTATTGATGCCCTTCTAGGTTGGTACGACGCCAATGCGCGGGCCTTGCCCTGGCGGACCAGCGGAGAGCCTTACCACATTTGGATTTCCGAAGTCATGCTGCAGCAAACCCAAGTGGCCACCGTCATTCCCTATTATGAGCGCTTCTTAGAAGCCTTTCCAACGGTGGAGGCCCTGGCGGCGGCAGACCAAGACCAGGTCAATAAGCGCTGGGAGGGCCTGGGCTATTACAGCCGCGCCGCCCATCTCAAGGCGGCTGCCGAGGCCCTTGTGGCAGACCATGGCGGTGAATTGCCGGATACGGCCGGTGACCTGATCCGTTTACCGGGCATCGGGCCCTACACAGCAGGGGCCATTGCCTCCATCGCCTTCGGTGAACGGACGCCGGCGGTAGACGGCAATGTCATGCGTATTCTAAGCCGCTTTACGGCCGATGAAACGCCTGTCAACACCGGCAAAAGCCGGGCCCATTATACACCGATCGCCGCCAATTTGCTGCCGGCACACCGGCCGGGCGATTTCAACCAGGCCCTCATGGACCTGGGCGCCATGATCTGCACTCCAAAGGCGCCGAACTGCCCCGCCTGTCCCTGGCAAGCCTATTGTGCTGCCAATAAAGAGGCCCTGCAAGGGGACCTGCCCAAGCGAGAAAAAAAAGCCCCGCGTAAAATTGAATCCCACACAGTCTTTGTTTTGCGGTATAATAACAAGGTGTATGTGCGACGCCGACCGGCCAAAGGCCTTTTGGCCGGTCTTTGGGAATTTCCCCACCTGCCGGTCCACCTGTCAGCAGGAGAAGCTGAGGCCCAGCTGCAGGAAAAAGGCTTTTGTCCCACGGCCCTTAGGGATTTGGGCCGCGCCAAACACCTTTTCACCCACTTGGAATGGCGGATGCAGGCCTATATGGTCACCTGTGCGTCTGCCCCACTAGGGCCTGAAGGCGCTTGGGTGGACCGTCCCACATTGATAAAGGATATCAGCTTACCCGGTGCCTTTGCAGCCTGGCGTCAAGCCTTATTAAACGAAACCGATTTTTAG
- a CDS encoding alanine/glycine:cation symporter family protein codes for MDLLILINSKIGAFVWGPVMLTLLLGTGLYLSVRGGFIQFRHFGFAMKRTIGSVFGDKRAHQKEEHNISPFQAVSTALASTVGTGNIVGVATAITIGGPGAVFWMWVSALLGMMTKYSEIVLAVKFREKNVRGEYVGGPMYYITNGLKLPWLGVAFAFFAGFASFGIGNMTQANSIAGAVKTSFGVSTTVTGIILAGIVAVVIIGGIKSIARVTEVIVPGMAAFYIIFSLIILGTHLAHIPDAFKLIFTCAFAPQSVLGGGVGYTLLLAIRYGVARGVFSNEAGLGSAPIAHAASSTKEPVEQGMWGIFEVFVDTIVVCSMTALVILTTVDPQGKFIWENPDLEGADLTLAAFQHGLPGNIGGIGLTVGLSLFAISTIFGWSYYGDKAVEYLFRKTKYTAQASLCYRLLFVAAVFLGSVGGLHLVWDIADTLNGLMAIPNLIGVFMLSGVVLKETKSYFTRYKNGEL; via the coding sequence ATGGATTTACTCATACTGATCAACAGTAAGATTGGTGCTTTTGTGTGGGGCCCGGTGATGTTAACGCTTTTGCTCGGGACCGGCCTGTACTTGTCTGTTCGTGGCGGATTTATTCAGTTTCGTCATTTTGGCTTTGCCATGAAGAGAACAATCGGCTCCGTTTTTGGTGATAAAAGAGCCCACCAAAAAGAAGAGCACAACATCAGCCCGTTTCAAGCGGTCTCTACGGCGCTGGCCTCAACCGTCGGCACAGGGAATATTGTCGGCGTGGCGACGGCCATCACCATTGGGGGGCCGGGGGCTGTTTTCTGGATGTGGGTATCGGCCCTTTTGGGGATGATGACCAAGTATTCGGAAATCGTCCTGGCGGTTAAATTTCGTGAAAAGAATGTGCGCGGTGAGTACGTCGGCGGGCCCATGTACTACATCACCAATGGCTTAAAATTGCCTTGGTTGGGTGTTGCCTTTGCCTTCTTTGCCGGCTTTGCTTCTTTCGGCATTGGGAATATGACCCAGGCCAACTCCATTGCCGGGGCGGTCAAGACCTCTTTTGGCGTCAGCACGACGGTGACCGGCATTATTTTAGCCGGTATCGTGGCAGTGGTCATCATCGGCGGGATCAAGTCCATCGCCCGGGTGACAGAAGTTATCGTACCGGGGATGGCGGCCTTTTATATCATTTTTTCCTTGATTATTTTAGGGACGCATCTGGCGCATATCCCGGATGCCTTTAAATTGATTTTCACCTGTGCCTTTGCCCCCCAATCTGTTTTAGGCGGTGGCGTTGGTTACACCTTGTTGCTGGCCATTCGTTACGGTGTTGCCCGCGGGGTTTTCTCCAATGAAGCCGGTTTAGGGTCGGCACCCATTGCCCACGCCGCTTCTTCAACGAAAGAACCGGTTGAGCAGGGCATGTGGGGGATTTTTGAAGTGTTTGTGGACACCATTGTGGTCTGCTCCATGACGGCTTTGGTTATTTTGACCACTGTAGATCCCCAAGGGAAATTTATTTGGGAAAATCCCGACCTAGAAGGGGCTGATTTAACCCTTGCCGCCTTCCAACATGGCTTGCCGGGCAATATCGGCGGTATCGGTCTGACCGTGGGCCTGTCCCTCTTTGCCATTTCGACGATTTTCGGCTGGTCCTACTATGGGGACAAGGCGGTGGAATACTTATTCCGCAAGACGAAATACACGGCCCAGGCATCCCTGTGCTACCGCTTGCTGTTCGTGGCGGCTGTCTTCTTAGGGTCCGTCGGTGGTTTGCACCTGGTATGGGACATTGCCGATACGCTCAACGGTTTAATGGCCATTCCGAACTTGATTGGTGTCTTTATGCTGTCCGGTGTGGTGCTTAAAGAAACCAAGTCTTATTTTACCCGCTATAAAAACGGTGAACTCTAA
- a CDS encoding DJ-1 family glyoxalase III — protein MDKRVCVLLAPGYEEVEALTPVDYLRRAGVTVDVVSTVEDIAVESAHQVIVQADTFLEDIQAEEYAMVVIPGGLPGAPNLAANPGVISLLQKVYAQGDFVAALCAGPIVLEKAGLLKGRACTCFPGVEDKLVSKGAFKTDTVVVDDRVITSRGAGAAGYFSLSLVAALLGDEKAAEVKKAVVMDIVEDNIRG, from the coding sequence ATGGATAAGCGCGTATGTGTATTGTTGGCCCCCGGCTATGAAGAGGTGGAAGCGCTGACACCGGTGGATTATTTGCGCCGTGCCGGTGTAACCGTGGATGTGGTGTCTACGGTGGAAGATATTGCTGTAGAAAGCGCCCACCAGGTCATCGTTCAAGCGGATACTTTTTTAGAGGATATCCAAGCGGAAGAATACGCCATGGTCGTAATCCCCGGTGGCCTGCCGGGGGCGCCGAACCTGGCCGCCAACCCGGGCGTGATCAGCCTCCTGCAGAAGGTTTATGCCCAGGGAGACTTTGTGGCGGCGCTGTGTGCAGGACCGATTGTTCTTGAAAAGGCCGGCTTGCTGAAAGGTCGCGCCTGCACCTGTTTCCCCGGCGTGGAAGACAAGCTGGTGAGCAAGGGGGCTTTTAAAACGGATACGGTGGTCGTTGATGACCGGGTGATTACCTCCCGTGGTGCCGGTGCGGCAGGTTATTTCAGCCTGTCCCTGGTGGCGGCCCTTTTGGGGGATGAGAAAGCGGCAGAAGTGAAAAAAGCCGTTGTGATGGACATTGTGGAAGACAATATCAGAGGCTGA
- a CDS encoding penicillin-binding transpeptidase domain-containing protein: MFFRKKLQKTLMLVMAAGLLACLALGLTACADDGSDAAIDEMILTLQQGNPTDIQAIMTPNSREKYSVDEMTARQNHVHQALALKEVRYKNFKLDRGASTDDRKVYTGKIELTGDYGSLKRDLALVFLPTGKGDQPWQLQWKPEVLFPGLTDKNDLVVKSKPAHRGSIYDRNGVLLAKDGAEGREYPYGDIAAPALGFVRAVTEGEQVAGHYKKYPVGTRVGRAGLEQAYNDVLSGRNGLTVILSDEPKKILVKTEPEDGKDIHTTLDIRVQKAAYAEITGEYGAVVASNPQNGDMLALVSSPSFNPDDWSDQALSDEDYQEAVAEGYAPLRGVYAMAFTPGSTQKLYTSVIALKDGVLDHEKGYEIYGETWQPPVGWGGYKVRRVTPINGFINLHQALVSSDNIFFARTGLDLGAKRLVEGLGEMGYGVKVPGKLKVDTSQITQTGTIDEAHETAVADTSYGQYQLQMTPYQMTLTYGLLANGGKIMQPRLLLDEESKVWFDQLVKAEDLAYLNQALREAITITHPVADRSYAAMTGKTGTAEVGPDGSINLGWFVGYDQKKPQLMMTVMVNGVQNRGGSDVNCAYFGRIMDALYANGTYTPDLQKPSK, from the coding sequence TTGTTTTTCAGAAAAAAATTACAAAAGACGCTAATGCTGGTGATGGCCGCAGGGCTCTTGGCCTGCCTGGCCCTTGGCCTAACCGCCTGTGCTGACGATGGAAGCGATGCGGCCATCGATGAGATGATTTTGACCTTGCAACAAGGCAATCCAACGGACATTCAGGCCATTATGACGCCCAACAGCCGAGAAAAATACAGCGTGGATGAGATGACCGCTAGACAAAATCATGTCCACCAGGCCCTGGCCCTGAAGGAGGTCCGGTATAAGAACTTTAAGCTGGACCGTGGCGCCTCCACCGATGACCGGAAAGTCTACACCGGTAAAATTGAGTTAACCGGTGACTATGGCAGCTTGAAGCGGGACCTGGCCCTGGTCTTCCTGCCCACAGGTAAGGGGGACCAGCCCTGGCAATTGCAATGGAAGCCGGAGGTCTTGTTTCCCGGCTTGACCGATAAAAATGACCTGGTGGTGAAAAGTAAACCGGCCCACCGGGGCAGCATCTATGACCGCAATGGCGTTCTGCTGGCAAAAGACGGTGCCGAAGGGCGGGAATACCCTTATGGTGACATTGCCGCCCCGGCCCTGGGTTTTGTCCGGGCGGTGACTGAAGGCGAGCAGGTTGCCGGGCATTATAAAAAATACCCGGTCGGTACCCGGGTAGGACGGGCCGGCCTGGAACAGGCCTATAACGATGTTTTGAGCGGCCGCAACGGGTTAACCGTCATTCTTTCAGATGAACCGAAAAAAATTCTGGTAAAAACCGAGCCGGAAGACGGGAAAGACATCCATACCACCCTGGACATTCGGGTGCAGAAAGCAGCTTACGCGGAAATTACTGGTGAATATGGGGCCGTTGTGGCTTCTAATCCGCAAAACGGGGATATGTTGGCCTTGGTGAGCAGTCCCTCCTTTAACCCGGACGACTGGTCAGACCAGGCCTTGAGCGATGAAGACTATCAAGAGGCCGTTGCAGAAGGTTATGCGCCGCTTAGAGGCGTATACGCCATGGCCTTTACCCCGGGTTCTACGCAAAAGTTGTACACCTCTGTGATTGCGCTGAAAGACGGCGTTCTGGATCATGAAAAAGGCTATGAAATTTACGGTGAAACCTGGCAGCCACCGGTCGGCTGGGGCGGCTATAAGGTTCGGCGGGTGACCCCCATTAACGGGTTTATCAACCTGCACCAGGCCCTGGTGTCGTCCGACAACATTTTCTTCGCCCGCACCGGCCTGGATCTGGGTGCTAAACGCCTGGTAGAGGGCTTGGGCGAGATGGGCTACGGCGTGAAAGTCCCCGGCAAGCTGAAGGTGGATACCAGTCAGATAACCCAGACCGGGACCATTGATGAAGCCCATGAAACAGCCGTAGCGGATACCTCCTACGGGCAATACCAACTGCAGATGACCCCCTACCAAATGACGCTGACCTACGGTCTCTTGGCCAATGGAGGCAAGATTATGCAGCCCCGCCTCTTATTAGATGAAGAAAGCAAGGTATGGTTTGACCAATTGGTCAAGGCGGAAGATCTGGCCTATTTGAACCAGGCTTTACGGGAGGCCATTACCATCACCCATCCGGTTGCGGACCGGTCTTATGCGGCCATGACCGGGAAAACCGGCACCGCAGAAGTGGGACCGGACGGCAGCATTAACTTGGGCTGGTTCGTCGGTTACGACCAGAAAAAACCGCAATTGATGATGACCGTTATGGTCAATGGGGTGCAAAATCGCGGTGGCAGTGATGTCAACTGTGCCTACTTCGGCCGCATTATGGATGCCCTTTATGCTAATGGTACTTACACCCCGGATCTTCAGAAACCTTCCAAATGA
- a CDS encoding ArsR/SmtB family transcription factor — protein MGFREDAKKIKALTDENRLAIMLALQHGEKCGCDLLEELNITQPTLSHHMKILANSGLVDYYKEGKWVHYSISADGVKDFREMIGSYARCDCETDSSVSCGCKEKK, from the coding sequence ATGGGATTCAGAGAAGATGCTAAAAAAATAAAGGCGCTCACAGATGAAAATCGCCTTGCGATCATGCTTGCGCTCCAGCATGGAGAAAAGTGCGGATGTGATCTGCTGGAGGAACTGAATATCACGCAGCCGACTCTTTCGCATCACATGAAGATTCTTGCAAACAGCGGCCTTGTTGATTACTACAAAGAGGGAAAATGGGTGCATTACTCGATCTCCGCAGACGGTGTAAAAGATTTCCGGGAAATGATCGGTTCCTACGCAAGATGTGACTGTGAAACAGACAGCAGCGTATCCTGCGGATGCAAGGAAAAGAAGTAA
- the arsB gene encoding ACR3 family arsenite efflux transporter: MSNQSKGINTFQRYLSVWVLLCMVIGVAIGHFVPAVPATLGRLQISGISIPIAILIWIMIYPMMMKVDFQSVKQIGKNPKGLLVTWATNWLIKPFTMYGIAYLFLFVVFKAFISKELATEYLAGAVLLGAAPCTAMVFVWSTLTKGNPAYTVVQVATNDLIILVAFVPIVKFLLGVSNVAVPYSTLFISIFLFVVIPLAGGILTRVMVVKQRGADYFEGTFIYKFDNATTIGLLLTLVIIFSSQAETILSNPLHILLIAVPLTIQTFLIFFIAYGASKLLKLPHDIAAPAGMIGASNFFELAVAVAIALFGTTSPAALATTVGVLTEVPVMLLLVRIANQTKARFA; the protein is encoded by the coding sequence ATGAGCAATCAAAGCAAAGGCATTAATACATTTCAGCGGTATCTTTCTGTGTGGGTGCTGCTATGCATGGTTATAGGAGTAGCGATCGGACATTTTGTCCCGGCTGTGCCTGCCACACTCGGCAGATTACAGATTTCCGGCATTTCGATTCCTATCGCTATTCTCATCTGGATCATGATTTATCCCATGATGATGAAAGTAGATTTTCAAAGCGTAAAACAGATTGGGAAGAATCCGAAAGGGCTGCTTGTCACATGGGCGACGAACTGGCTGATCAAGCCGTTTACCATGTATGGAATTGCTTATCTGTTTTTGTTTGTCGTATTTAAAGCTTTCATATCTAAGGAATTGGCAACGGAATACCTTGCCGGAGCTGTGCTTTTAGGTGCTGCTCCATGTACGGCGATGGTTTTTGTGTGGAGTACGCTTACAAAAGGAAATCCTGCTTATACGGTCGTACAGGTGGCAACGAATGACCTCATCATCCTTGTGGCTTTTGTTCCCATCGTTAAATTTCTTTTAGGTGTTTCTAATGTAGCAGTTCCGTACAGCACGCTCTTTATCAGCATCTTTCTGTTTGTCGTGATTCCGCTTGCAGGCGGAATCCTGACGAGGGTGATGGTCGTGAAGCAAAGAGGGGCGGATTACTTTGAGGGTACTTTTATCTACAAGTTCGACAATGCTACAACGATAGGGCTGCTGTTAACGTTGGTTATTATCTTCAGTTCACAGGCAGAGACGATTCTGTCTAATCCGCTTCACATTCTTTTGATCGCGGTGCCGCTGACCATTCAGACTTTTTTGATCTTCTTTATCGCTTACGGAGCAAGCAAGCTACTGAAATTACCGCATGATATTGCAGCTCCTGCCGGGATGATAGGTGCATCAAATTTCTTTGAACTTGCCGTGGCTGTGGCGATTGCGCTATTTGGCACGACAAGCCCTGCAGCTCTCGCAACCACAGTAGGCGTTTTAACGGAGGTACCCGTCATGCTCCTGCTTGTACGAATAGCAAATCAAACGAAAGCGAGGTTTGCGTAA
- a CDS encoding permease: MWTFIQDQILGMKWLNALIEKLLLMVGLNLDSRIGGSIQFFIYDTIKITVLLCVLIFLISYIQSFFPPERSRKIMGRFQGIGANAVGALLGTVTPFCSCSSIPIFMGFTSAGLPLGVTFSFLISSPMVDLGSLVLLISIFGVKIAMAYVLLGLVIAVLGGTLIENLHMEDQIADFIRNNNSKMDIDSPNLTVKDRLLYSRDQVVSTFKKVFLYILVGVAIGAVIHNWIPEGWVETILGNNNPFGVVLATLVGIPMYADIFGTIPIAEALLAKGALLGAILSFMMAVTTLSLPSLIMLKKAIKSKLLGTFIVICTVGIIIVGYGFNAIAYLLV, from the coding sequence ATGTGGACTTTTATTCAGGATCAGATCCTTGGGATGAAGTGGCTGAATGCTTTGATTGAGAAATTGCTGCTTATGGTCGGGCTTAATTTAGATAGTCGGATTGGCGGCAGCATACAGTTCTTCATTTATGACACGATTAAAATCACGGTATTGCTCTGTGTGTTGATCTTTCTGATTTCTTACATTCAGAGTTTCTTCCCTCCGGAGCGGAGCAGAAAGATCATGGGAAGATTTCAAGGAATAGGAGCAAATGCTGTAGGCGCTCTGCTTGGGACGGTGACACCTTTCTGCTCTTGTTCCTCTATTCCAATCTTCATGGGATTTACAAGCGCAGGGCTTCCACTTGGGGTGACATTTTCATTCCTTATTTCATCGCCAATGGTGGATTTGGGGAGTCTTGTGCTTCTCATCAGTATCTTTGGCGTGAAGATTGCCATGGCCTATGTGCTGCTGGGGCTTGTTATTGCGGTTCTTGGCGGGACACTGATAGAAAACCTGCACATGGAAGATCAGATTGCTGATTTTATCCGCAATAACAATAGCAAGATGGATATAGATTCTCCAAATCTTACCGTAAAGGATCGGTTGCTCTATTCCAGAGATCAAGTCGTATCCACTTTTAAGAAGGTATTCCTGTATATCCTTGTCGGCGTGGCTATTGGAGCAGTGATCCACAACTGGATTCCTGAGGGCTGGGTGGAGACCATTCTTGGCAACAATAATCCATTCGGTGTTGTATTGGCTACACTTGTCGGCATACCGATGTACGCAGATATATTCGGTACGATTCCAATTGCCGAAGCCCTTTTGGCAAAAGGGGCATTGCTTGGTGCGATTCTCAGCTTTATGATGGCGGTTACTACACTCAGCCTTCCTTCTCTCATCATGCTTAAGAAAGCAATTAAATCAAAGCTGCTTGGAACGTTTATAGTCATCTGTACAGTGGGTATCATCATTGTCGGATACGGCTTCAATGCCATTGCGTACTTACTGGTGTAA
- a CDS encoding arsenate reductase ArsC has product MHKPKVAFICVHNSCRSQIAEALGRHLASDVFESYSAGTETKPQINQDAVRLMKQIYGIDMEKTQHSKLLSGIPPVEVVITMGCNVNCPFLPCTERFDWGLDDPTGAGDEAFIETIREIHTKIVELSQHLAQ; this is encoded by the coding sequence GTGCACAAACCGAAAGTAGCATTTATTTGTGTTCATAACTCGTGTCGCAGCCAGATAGCCGAAGCATTAGGCAGACATCTTGCGTCCGATGTATTTGAGAGCTATTCTGCCGGAACAGAAACAAAGCCTCAGATCAATCAGGATGCAGTGCGCTTGATGAAGCAAATCTATGGCATTGATATGGAAAAAACGCAGCACAGTAAGCTTCTGTCAGGTATCCCGCCCGTAGAGGTAGTTATCACGATGGGGTGCAATGTTAATTGCCCATTTCTTCCTTGCACTGAGAGATTTGATTGGGGCTTGGATGATCCAACGGGAGCTGGTGATGAAGCTTTTATCGAGACAATTCGGGAAATCCACACGAAAATTGTAGAGCTTTCACAGCATCTGGCACAATAA
- a CDS encoding thioredoxin family protein produces MNIKVLGGGCKSCEALLKSVKEAVANKGVHAEIEYITDMEKIMGYGVMSTPALMIDDKIVSTGKVLKARAVEKLL; encoded by the coding sequence ATGAATATTAAGGTTTTAGGCGGTGGCTGCAAAAGTTGTGAGGCACTTTTGAAGTCCGTAAAAGAGGCGGTAGCAAACAAGGGAGTTCATGCTGAGATTGAATACATCACCGATATGGAAAAAATCATGGGATATGGGGTGATGAGCACGCCCGCCCTTATGATTGATGACAAGATTGTCTCTACAGGAAAAGTGCTGAAGGCAAGGGCTGTAGAGAAATTATTGTAA
- a CDS encoding helicase HerA-like domain-containing protein, with translation MFIEDGGGDLFFSEPAIEINDLIKTDTSGKGVVNILNATKLISNPLLYSMLLLYLLSEIYENFPEVGDLEKPKLVFFFDEAHLLFNNTPKVLQDKIIQVVRLVRSKGVGVFFITQNPLDVPESVSSQLSNRIVHQLRAYSPKELKAINAVADTFRQDESMAIKEEIIGLRTGEAMVSFADESGAPTVADKALILPPHSSFVPLSDAAYRALVASSPLYAKYREAIDRESAYEVLLERIEREKSEAEQEKLEAERQKELEAQRKESERAQKSRRSQKAAIDKGIDSMLGTISRSIGREIARGLLGSMKKKIR, from the coding sequence TTGTTTATTGAAGATGGTGGCGGCGACCTGTTCTTCTCAGAGCCTGCCATCGAGATCAACGACCTGATCAAAACAGATACAAGCGGCAAGGGTGTGGTAAATATTTTAAATGCCACGAAGTTGATTTCAAATCCGCTTCTCTACTCCATGCTTCTTCTCTACTTGCTTTCGGAAATCTATGAAAATTTCCCCGAGGTTGGGGATTTAGAAAAACCGAAGCTTGTGTTCTTCTTTGACGAAGCCCATTTGCTCTTTAACAACACGCCGAAAGTTTTACAGGACAAGATTATCCAAGTCGTTCGCCTCGTGCGCAGCAAAGGGGTGGGCGTATTCTTCATCACGCAAAATCCCCTCGACGTGCCGGAATCCGTGTCGTCACAACTTTCCAACCGAATCGTCCATCAGCTGAGGGCCTATTCTCCAAAGGAGCTAAAGGCGATAAACGCTGTAGCGGACACATTCAGGCAGGATGAATCCATGGCTATAAAAGAAGAAATCATCGGTCTCAGGACCGGAGAAGCAATGGTTTCATTTGCCGATGAAAGCGGCGCGCCGACGGTGGCAGATAAGGCATTGATCCTTCCGCCCCACTCCTCCTTCGTGCCACTAAGCGATGCGGCCTATCGCGCCTTGGTTGCGTCTTCGCCCCTTTATGCAAAGTATAGGGAAGCAATCGACAGAGAATCCGCCTACGAAGTTCTCTTAGAACGAATCGAAAGAGAAAAGTCGGAAGCTGAACAGGAAAAATTAGAAGCCGAAAGACAGAAAGAACTTGAAGCCCAAAGAAAAGAATCGGAAAGAGCGCAAAAATCCCGCCGCAGCCAAAAAGCTGCCATCGATAAGGGCATCGACTCCATGCTCGGCACCATTTCGAGATCCATTGGTCGCGAAATCGCACGCGGCCTCCTCGGTTCCATGAAAAAAAAGATAAGATAA
- a CDS encoding helicase HerA-like domain-containing protein, which yields MDKILIGKGNTENYILLNKMNRHGLISGATGTGKTVTLFVY from the coding sequence ATGGACAAAATTTTGATCGGCAAGGGGAATACGGAAAATTATATTCTTTTAAATAAAATGAATCGGCACGGATTGATCAGCGGCGCGACCGGTACCGGCAAAACCGTCACCCTATTTGTTTATTGA